One segment of Pempheris klunzingeri isolate RE-2024b chromosome 20, fPemKlu1.hap1, whole genome shotgun sequence DNA contains the following:
- the bccip gene encoding protein BCCIP homolog codes for MASSAKRRAVGLGENPEESENSSDESPEEEDDSGEEDSDASEEINEEVVVDFEAHTISANDFNGVKKLLQQVFLKAHVNTSEMTDLIIQQNHVGSVIKQAEVPEDSDDDDPDEVFGFITMLNLTERKGVQCVEEVKELIVDQCEKNSTHSVTEQLEQILNDTSKPVGLLLSERFINVPPQIALPLHKQLQDEIAEAQRTNKPSGRCHYCLMISKTCKEASKNIPARGAPKDEYMFVNAEEEFFYEQAIMKFHYSVQEEADSCLSGRWSFDDVPMKPFRTVMLIPADRMPAIMVKLKEYLTV; via the exons ATGGCTTCTTCTGCTAAGAGGAGAGCAGTAGGCTTGGGTGAAAATCCCGAGGAAAGTGAGAACAGCTCTGATGAGAGTccggaggaggaagatgattcCGGAGAGGAGGACAGCGACGCGTCAGAGGAGATCAATGAG GAGGTAGTTGTGGACTTTGAAGCCCACACCATTTCAGCCAACGACTTCAATGGCGTCAAGAAACTCTTACAACAG gTCTTCCTGAAGGCTCATGTAAATACGTCAGAGATGACAGACCTCATCATTCAACAGAATCATGTTGGGAGTGTCATTAAG CAAGCTGAGGTGCCGGAGGACAGCGACGACGACGACCCAGATGAAGTGTTTGGCTTCATCACCATGCTCAACCTTACAGAGAGAAAG GGAGTGCAATgtgtggaggaggtgaaggagctGATCGTGGATCAGTGTGAGAAGAACTCCACCCACAGCGTGACGGAGCAGCTAGAGCAGATCCTCAATGACACCAGCAAGCCTGTGGGGCTCCTGCTGAGTGAGCGCTTCATCAACGTGCCTCCACAGATCGCCCTCCCACTCCACAAACAGCTCCA GGATGAAATAGCTGAAGCTCAGAGGACGAATAAACCCAGCGGGAGGTGTCACTATTGTCTGATGATCAGCAAGACCTGCAAAGAGGCAAGCAAGAATATTCCAGCCAGAGGAGCTCCCAAAGACGAATACATGTTTGTCAATGCAGAAGAGGAATTcttctatgag CAAGCCATCATGAAGTTCCACTACTCGGTCCAAGAAGAGGCAGATTCCTGTTTGAGCGGCAGGTGGTCGTTCGATGACGTACCCATGAAACCTTTCAGGACAGTGATGCTGATCCCAGCAGACAGAATGCCTGCCATTATGGTCAAACTCAAAGAGTACCTAACCGTGTGA